One stretch of Glycine soja cultivar W05 chromosome 7, ASM419377v2, whole genome shotgun sequence DNA includes these proteins:
- the LOC114420366 gene encoding protein MAIN-LIKE 1-like, translated as MVRTRGLARASGSGTGRGTSRDEHDVDVPRCRRPIASTRRQRVQVDVAEEVPQVTEGVPPQVTEDLPPQVTEDIPDQVTEDVPHVDEDMTTADVDAANVAVDGAEGSPVDDGQGFSSGPRDPLVLTSFADHVAYSIWTGKERHELKLVSHGRKVDKIGSLAPEIEGLVADTKLSPLIGCSLITDDPGLIFAFVERWHRETSTFHLLVEELTITLDNVACLLHLPITGALHRFEPLGMDEAVLLLTELLEVSGEEARAETVCAHGLTCDCHGSVMSMRLDARPDIGL; from the exons atggttagaacaAGAGGTCTAGCACGTGCCTCAGGTAGTGGTACAGGGAGAGGCACGAGTCGAGATGAGCATGATGTTGATGTTCCCCGATGCCGTAGGCCTATAGCTTCTACCCGTAGGCAACGGGTTCAGGTTGATGTCGCTGAGGAAGTTCCTCAGGTGACTGAGGGTGTTCCTCCTCAAGTGACTGAGGATCTTCCTCCTCAGGTGACTGAGGATATTCCTGATCAGGTGACTGAGGATGTCCCTCATGTGGACGAGGACATGACAACTGCGGACGTAGATGCTGCGAATGTAGCTGTTGATGGTGCTGAGGGGTCACCTGTTGATGATGGCCAGGGATTCTCTAGTGGGCCACGTGACCCATTGGTCCTGACATCGTTTGCTGACCATGTGGCATACAGTATTTGGACTGGCAAG GAACGACATGAGTTGAAGCTGGTCTCCCACGGTAGGAAAGTTGATAAAATTGGGAGTCTAGcgcctgagattgaaggccttGTTGCCGACACAAAATTAAGTCCATTGATCGGCTGTTCTCTGATCACCGACGATCCTGGACTGATATTCGCATTTGTAGAGAGGTGGCATAGGGAGAccagcaccttccaccttctAGTGGAGGAGTTGACGATCACACtagacaatgtggcatgtctcCTCCATCTTCCTATCACAGGGGCATTACACAGGTTTGAGCCTCTAGGCATGGACGAGGCGGTCTTGCTGTTGACGGAGCTTCTAGAGGTATCCGGCGAGGAGGCTCGAGCTGAGACCGTATGTGCTCATGGGCTTACGTGCGACTGTCATGGCTCCGTGATGTCTATGAGACTAGATGCCAGGCCTGACATTGGATTGTAG